The DNA region TGCCGACGATCCGCCGCACGCCCGCGATCGCGGATCCGCACGCCGACGGATCGGCGAGGTGGTCCCTGATGTCGTCGAGCTGACGGGAGTACTCGGCGCCGATCGGCTCGGTCGGGACCGTGATCTCGCTCGTCCGGCCCCGCCGGACGACGCTGAGCCGCGGCCGCGGCTCGCGATTGGGGCTGAAGCCGAAGGTGGACCGGAGCATCGCGGTGTCGTCACTCCCCTCGATCCGGATCTCGGTGACGTCATGGCTCGCCGCGTGCGTGGCCCAGCTGGCGCGAAGGCCCACCGACAGACCGCTGCCGGTGACCAGGAAGCCGCGCACGGTGTCCTCGACGTCCGCGTCGAGTTCCGGCACCGGCTGATCATGCCGCCAGGCCGCCGTCCAGCGCGGGTCGTTGACGTGGTCGTACGAGGTGGACGCGGCGGCCTGAACGAACGCCAACGGCCCGGCGACGGTCTCCAGGACATCGAGCAGATGCCATCCGAGGTCGAACAGCACCCCGCCGCCTGCCTCCGCCCGGCTGGTGAACCAGCCCTGGGACCGGGGCACTCCGCAGGCCCGTTCCCACACCAGGTCGATGTGGCGCAGGTGGCCGAGCTCGCCGGCCAGACCGGCCAGTGCCCGCACGTCCGCGCGGTATCGGCACGCACTTCCGGCCAGCAACGGGACGCCGCCTGCCCGCTCGGCCGCGGCCAGCCTGTCCGCCTCCGCGCTCGAGAGGCAGACCGGCTTCTCCACGAAGGTGGCGAGACCTCGGGTGAGAAGACGTCGCGCGAGCGCCGCGTGCAGGTGGTTGGGCGAGGCGACCAACGCGAGGTCGGCGTCCTCGGCCCGCAGCGCGTCGACGTCGCCGAAGGCCGGACGGCCGGTCGCCGCGGTGAACGCCTCCCGCCTGGCCGGATCCGGATCGACCGCGGCCACTACCTCGTAGTCACCGTTTGCCATCAGACGAGGAAGCCAGATCTCTCGGCCGGACCACCCGAACCCGACCAGTACGGTGCGGATCCTCATCCGGCGGCCACCTGGTCGGCCACGATGGCGGCGGTGTCGGTGAGAGCCTGCTCCGACGCGAGCAGGGTGCGGTGGTGCAGCCAGACGCAGTCCTGGCTGATCGCGTCGGCGTTGGGGCACCGCTTGGCGACCGCGTCGACGGACTCCTCGGGTGCGCCGGTCTCCCAGAACGCCGCGGTGCGGTAGATGGCGCGGAAGCCCGCGAACGCCGGGATCCCCGCGTCGACCAGGCGATCGACGAGGAGGTTGCGACGCTCCTCCGACCAGCCGGGAAGCCGGAACATCGCCATGTAGTGCGGATTCCGGTCGGCCCGCGCATCACCGCCCTGCGGCCGGACGCCGGGGATCTGGGCCAAGAGCTGCGACAGCAACCGCCACCGCTGCTCGCGCAGCTCGATCTGGCCGTCGAGGCGGCCCAGCTGAGCGCGCAGGACGGCGGCCGAGAACTCGTTCATCCGCATGTTGGTGCCGGCCACCTGGTGGTGATAGTTGCGGTCGGTGCGCGGCCGGCCGCAGGAGTGATGCAGGAATGCCTTCTCGTAGTCGTCCGGGTCCAAGAACAGCACCGCGCCGCCCTCGCCCGCGGTCATCAGCTTGCCGTTCTGGAAGCTGAACGCCGCGATCGAGCCCAGCTCGCCCACGCGCTTGCCCCGCCACCGGGCACCGTGCGCGTGGGCCGCGTCCTGAAGGATCCGGACGCCGGCATCGGAGGCGAGCTTGTCCAGTGCGTCCATGTCGGCCATGAGACCCGCCATGTGCACCGGCATGATCACCCGGGTCCGCGGTGTGATCGCCTCGGCGGTGGCGGTCGCGTCGATGTTGTAGGTCTCCGGATCGACGTCCACCGGCACGGCGACGGCCCCGATCCGCTGAGCGGCCTGGGACGAGGAGATGAAGGTGAACGCCGGCACGATCACTTCGGTGCCCGGTCCCGCACCCAGCACCTGCAGGGCGAGCTCCAGCGCGTGCGTGCCGTTGGTGACGGCGAGGGCGTGGTGGGCACCGTGGTATCCGGCGAACTCCCGCTCGAAGCTGTCCACCTCGCTGCCACCCATGCGCCACCACTGGCCCTGGGACAGCGCACGATCAAGAGCTCGGCGTTCGGTGTCATCGAATTGCGGCCAATCCGGAAAGGTCGGCCTCGGTCGCGGACTCATTTCTGCCTGACTCCTTCTGGTTGATTGGCCTCACGGTACGGAGTCCGATGCCTACGCCACGGCTCTTCGACCTGGCAGCCGATTCGGAATTCGCCGTCGCCCTGTTCCATGAATTCGGCGCGACGGGAGGCCTTTCAGGGGGATTCGCTCGGGGAAGGGTGGTCAGGTGCGGGTGATCGCGGCCAGCCAGCCCGGTGCCCCGTCGATGTCTCTGTTGTTCTCCAATGTCGCGGGTTCGATCGAATCGACCCGCCAGCCGTCGGCGAAGGTGGCCCGGATTTCGTCCTGGCTCACCCGCCTGGCGCGGATCCCGCCCTGGCTCTCCCGTCGCGGTCCGCTGCCGGGGTGATGGCGGTCGCTGATGCAGAGCAGGAACAACCGCGCGTCCGGCGGCATCACGGTGGCCAGGCTGCCGGCGTAGCGGACGCGTTCGGTCTCGCTGAACGCGTGGAACAGGGCGCAGTCGAGCACGGTGTCGAACTGCTCGCCCAAGTCGCCGAGTTGAGTGCGTCCCCGACCAGGAAGCGCGCCGGCAGGCCGCGCTCTTCCGCTTTGCGCCGCGCGATCCCGATCGCCGTCGACGCCGAGTCGATGCCGACCGTCGGCAGGCCGAGGGCCGCCGCCATGAGCGCGACCTCGCCGGTGCCGCACCCGACGTCGAGCACCCGGCCGCGGAAGGCGCCCGCCTCGGCGAGGTCGCGCAGGGCCGTCTGGGGGCGGCCGAGGTCCCAGAGCGGTGTTCCGGCGTAGTGCGCGTCGAAGCCCTCCACCTTGCTGCCACCCATGTGTGTCCGGCTCCTTCTGGTCGATTGGCCTCACGGTACGGAGTTCGGCGCCTACGCCACTATCCCTCAACCTGGC from Streptomyces rubradiris includes:
- a CDS encoding Gfo/Idh/MocA family protein, encoding MRIRTVLVGFGWSGREIWLPRLMANGDYEVVAAVDPDPARREAFTAATGRPAFGDVDALRAEDADLALVASPNHLHAALARRLLTRGLATFVEKPVCLSSAEADRLAAAERAGGVPLLAGSACRYRADVRALAGLAGELGHLRHIDLVWERACGVPRSQGWFTSRAEAGGGVLFDLGWHLLDVLETVAGPLAFVQAAASTSYDHVNDPRWTAAWRHDQPVPELDADVEDTVRGFLVTGSGLSVGLRASWATHAASHDVTEIRIEGSDDTAMLRSTFGFSPNREPRPRLSVVRRGRTSEITVPTEPIGAEYSRQLDDIRDHLADPSACGSAIAGVRRIVGTIEALYAASATPLLPAGPVMTAAAT
- a CDS encoding DegT/DnrJ/EryC1/StrS family aminotransferase, which gives rise to MSPRPRPTFPDWPQFDDTERRALDRALSQGQWWRMGGSEVDSFEREFAGYHGAHHALAVTNGTHALELALQVLGAGPGTEVIVPAFTFISSSQAAQRIGAVAVPVDVDPETYNIDATATAEAITPRTRVIMPVHMAGLMADMDALDKLASDAGVRILQDAAHAHGARWRGKRVGELGSIAAFSFQNGKLMTAGEGGAVLFLDPDDYEKAFLHHSCGRPRTDRNYHHQVAGTNMRMNEFSAAVLRAQLGRLDGQIELREQRWRLLSQLLAQIPGVRPQGGDARADRNPHYMAMFRLPGWSEERRNLLVDRLVDAGIPAFAGFRAIYRTAAFWETGAPEESVDAVAKRCPNADAISQDCVWLHHRTLLASEQALTDTAAIVADQVAAG
- a CDS encoding TPMT family class I SAM-dependent methyltransferase; amino-acid sequence: MGEQFDTVLDCALFHAFSETERVRYAGSLATVMPPDARLFLLCISDRHHPGSGPRRESQGGIRARRVSQDEIRATFADGWRVDSIEPATLENNRDIDGAPGWLAAITRT
- a CDS encoding class I SAM-dependent methyltransferase, giving the protein MGGSKVEGFDAHYAGTPLWDLGRPQTALRDLAEAGAFRGRVLDVGCGTGEVALMAAALGLPTVGIDSASTAIGIARRKAEERGLPARFLVGDALNSATWASSSTPCSTAPCSTRSARPNASATPAAWPP